The following are encoded in a window of Arvicanthis niloticus isolate mArvNil1 chromosome 1, mArvNil1.pat.X, whole genome shotgun sequence genomic DNA:
- the Ehd1 gene encoding EH domain-containing protein 1: MFSWVSKDARRKKEPELFQTVAEGLRQLYAQKLLPLEEHYRFHEFHSPALEDADFDNKPMVLLVGQYSTGKTTFIRHLIEQDFPGMRIGPEPTTDSFIAVMHGPTEGVVPGNALVVDPRRPFRKLNAFGNAFLNRFMCAQLPNPVLDSISIIDTPGILSGEKQRISRGYDFAAVLEWFAERVDRIILLFDAHKLDISDEFSEVIKALKNHEDKIRVVLNKADQIETQQLMRVYGALMWSLGKIINTPEVVRVYIGSFWSHPLLIPDNRKLFEAEEQDLFKDIQSLPRNAALRKLNDLIKRARLAKVHAYIISSLKKEMPNVFGKESKKKELVNNLGEIYQKIEREHQISSGDFPSLRKMQELLQTQDFSKFQALKPKLLDTVDDMLANDIARLMVMVRQEESLMPSQAVKGGAFDGTMNGPFGHGYGEGAGEGIDDVEWVVGKDKPTYDEIFYTLSPVNGKITGANAKKEMVKSKLPNTVLGKIWKLADVDKDGLLDDEEFALANHLIKVKLEGHELPADLPPHLIPPSKRRHE; encoded by the exons ATGTTCAGCTGGGTGAGCAAGGATGCCCGCCGCAAGAAGGAGCCGGAGCTCTTCCAGACGGTGGCCGAGGGGCTGCGGCAGCTGTACGCACAGAAGCTGCTGCCGCTGGAGGAGCACTATCGCTTCCACGAGTTCCACTCGCCCGCGCTGGAGGACGCTGACTTCGACAACAAGCCCATGGTGCTCTTGGTCGGCCAGTACAGCACCGGCAAGACCACCTTCATTCGCCACCTGATCGAGCAGGACTTCCCGGGGATGCGCATCGGGCCGGAGCCCACCACCGACTCCTTCATCGCGGTTATGCATGGCCCCACCGAGGGCGTGGTGCCCGGCAACGCGCTCGTCGTGGACCCGCGGCGCCCCTTCCGCAAGCTCAACGCCTTCGGCAACGCCTTCCTCAACAG GTTCATGTGTGCACAGCTGCCCAACCCAGTACTGGACAGCATCAGCATCATCGACACCCCTGGGATCCTGTCTGGAGAGAAGCAGCGCATCAGCAGAG GCTATGACTTTGCGGCTGTCCTCGAGTGGTTCGCAGAGCGTGTGGACCGCATCATCCTACTGTTTGACGCTCACAAGCTGGACATCTCAGATGAGTTCTCAGAAGTCATCAAGGCCCTCAAGAACCATGAGGATAAGATCCGTGTGGTGCTGAACAAAGCTGACCAAATTGAGACGCAGCAGCTGATGCGAGTGTACGGGGCCCTCATGTGGTCACTGGGGAAGATTATCAACACCCCGGAAGTAGTCCGCGTCTACATCGGCTCCTTCTGGTCACACCCACTGCTCATCCCTGACAACAGGAAGCTCTTCGAGGCAGAGGAGCAGGATCTCTTCAAAGACATCCAGTCTCTGCCGAGAAATGCTGCCCTCAGGAAGCTCAACGACCTCATCAAGCGGGCCAGGCTGGCCAAG GTCCATGCCTACATAATCAGCTCCCTCAAGAAGGAGATGCCCAATGTCTTTGGGAAGGAGAGCAAGAAGAAAGAGCTGGTGAACAACCTGGGAGAGATCTACCAGAAGATCGAGCGGGAGCACCAGATCTCCTCCGGCGACTTCCCAAGCCTGCGTAAGATGCAG GAACTCCTGCAGACCCAGGActtcagcaagttccaggccttGAAGCCCAAGCTGCTGGACACAGTGGATGATATGCTGGCCAACGATATAGCTCGGCTGATGGTGATGGTGCGCCAGGAGGAGTCCCTGATGCCCTCACAGGCTGTGAAGGGTGGTGCTTTTGATGGCACTATGAATGGGCCCTTTGGGCATGGCTACGGCGAGGGGGCTGGCGAGGGCATTGATGATGTTGAGTGGGTAGTTGGCAAGGACAAGCCCACCTATGATGAGATCTTCTACACACTGTCTCCTGTCAATGGCAAGATCACAGGCGCTAATGCCAAGAAGGAGATGGTGAAGTCCAAGCTGCCCAACACAGTGCTGGGGAAGATCTGGAAGCTGGCAGATGTGGACAAGGATGGCCTGCTGGATGATGAGGAGTTTGCCCTGGCCAACCACCTTATCAAGGTCAAACTAGAGGGCCACGAGCTGCCCGCTGACCTTCCTCCGCATCTCATCCCACCCTCCAAACGGAGGCACGAGTGA